In Amphiprion ocellaris isolate individual 3 ecotype Okinawa chromosome 2, ASM2253959v1, whole genome shotgun sequence, the genomic stretch ATGtatattaatgctttttacTGTGACTTCagtagatattatctgtaatttaacaaaacatggaaactgtaaaataaatctagCATAGAGTAAACCATTAGTGTTTTTTTAGTTAcctttttacagtgcagttctGAAGGtctttgaaaacaaagaaatgtttccaGATTTCAAtgtcagaaacactgaaagaatgacatgaaaagcaGTGCAGCTTGTAAAGTGTCAGGTTTGCTCTTCctctccagcttcttcttcatcatctctGTCTTCAGTCCCTCTGAGTTCTCCATCAGACATGGTTCTACCAGAAAAACCCTCCAGAACTTCTGCTCCTAAGAAGGTCCAGGAGCAGCGGGCCCTGCGGCACCAGAACCTTCCCTCCCCGGCCCTCTGCTGCGCCTGCGGACTCTGCATCATGCTGGCCGGCATCAACATCACCCTGGTAGGAGCTTTCGCCTTCAGCACCTTCATCCCCACCGCCAACCCCCCCATCATCATCGGGcctctgctcctgctgctggcGCTGGCTTTCTTCTCGGCCTGCTGCGTGGTCAGCAGGAGGCCTCCGGCCCACATGGCCAGCCGGGCCAAAGGAGGCGAGAAGTGGGGGC encodes the following:
- the LOC118471631 gene encoding transmembrane protein 275-like, producing the protein MVLPEKPSRTSAPKKVQEQRALRHQNLPSPALCCACGLCIMLAGINITLVGAFAFSTFIPTANPPIIIGPLLLLLALAFFSACCVVSRRPPAHMASRAKGGEKWGLMRMGTAAFEMETSEHTLQDTTAVQLSPTNSPSSSHKSSSSHGDASAALPSCQDGAGELLIAETSDVRVAADKATLTSDTKKPTSTQNSSAT